From a region of the Deltaproteobacteria bacterium genome:
- a CDS encoding DUF3800 domain-containing protein, with protein MKYRIYIDEVGNPDLDSSENPNHQFLSLTGVIIELGYAASTVHPQMEEIKHRYFQAHPDEPIIFHRKEMFNNRHPFESLADPAIRKAFDKDLLHLMRDWQYKVISVCLDKKKHKETYSVWRFDPYHYCLAVLLERFVFFLKRNDACGDAMAESRGGKEDRRLKDSFEGLWENGTDFVAPDQFQACLTSRQLKVKIKANNIAGLQLCDLIAHSSRNEILREQGLFKGSVFPFGEKVIKILESKYDQEGQRCFGKKFI; from the coding sequence ATGAAATATCGGATTTATATTGACGAAGTCGGTAATCCTGACCTGGACAGCTCGGAAAATCCTAATCATCAATTTCTAAGTCTCACGGGCGTGATCATCGAGCTTGGATATGCCGCCTCCACGGTGCATCCGCAAATGGAGGAAATCAAACATCGATATTTTCAAGCACACCCTGATGAACCAATTATTTTTCACCGTAAGGAAATGTTCAACAATCGACATCCCTTTGAAAGTTTGGCCGATCCTGCCATCAGGAAGGCTTTTGACAAGGACCTCCTTCACCTTATGAGGGATTGGCAATACAAGGTGATCTCTGTCTGCCTTGACAAGAAAAAACACAAGGAAACTTATTCTGTGTGGCGTTTCGATCCCTACCACTACTGCCTGGCTGTCCTGCTGGAGCGATTTGTATTCTTCCTGAAACGAAATGATGCATGTGGCGATGCTATGGCAGAATCACGTGGCGGCAAGGAGGATAGACGGTTGAAAGACTCCTTCGAGGGGCTTTGGGAAAATGGAACGGATTTCGTTGCTCCCGATCAGTTTCAGGCCTGCTTGACAAGCCGTCAATTGAAGGTCAAAATAAAAGCAAACAACATTGCCGGCCTTCAGCTTTGTGATTTGATTGCGCACTCCAGCCGCAATGAAATTCTGAGGGAACAGGGCTTGTTCAAGGGAAGTGTTTTCCCTTTCGGTGAAAAGGTCATCAAGATTCTTGAAAGCAAATATGACCAGGAAGGTCAGCGCTGCTTTGGAAAGAAATTTATTTGA